In Candidatus Tanganyikabacteria bacterium, one DNA window encodes the following:
- a CDS encoding class I SAM-dependent rRNA methyltransferase, producing the protein MASVTLRRGREARLRGGHPWIFAGDLAALPPSENAGEAVEVLDHRGRFLAMALCNPRSNLTLRVVSRQREEIGRLFVQQRLAAALQLRRHLLGDAGAARLVNAESDGLPAFVVDRYGDFLVVQSLALAADRLLPHLVEELVAQTGPQGVYERSDAPVRALEGLPERTGVLWGAEPPPLVEIREGEARFLVDVREGQKTGFFLDQRPNRLKLGALCKGKRVLNTFCYSGGFSIPAALGGAAEVIGVDTSGAALELAEKNAEANEVGDRCSWVEANAFDHLRDLDRLKERFDVVVLDPPAFTKTKDSIPGAVRGYKEINLRALKILAPGGLLVSASCSHHIDPQLFLDIVADAAADAGRTVRMIDYAGPGPDHPSLPAAPETRYLKCFWGVVT; encoded by the coding sequence GGGGGCCACCCCTGGATCTTCGCCGGCGACCTCGCCGCCCTGCCGCCCAGCGAGAACGCCGGCGAGGCGGTCGAGGTCCTCGATCACCGCGGGCGCTTCCTCGCGATGGCGCTTTGCAACCCCCGCAGCAACCTCACGCTGCGGGTCGTGAGCCGGCAACGCGAGGAAATAGGCCGCCTCTTCGTGCAGCAGCGGCTGGCGGCGGCCCTCCAGCTCCGGCGGCACCTCCTGGGCGACGCCGGCGCCGCTCGCCTGGTCAACGCCGAATCCGACGGCCTGCCGGCCTTCGTCGTCGATCGCTACGGCGACTTCCTCGTGGTGCAGTCCCTCGCCCTGGCGGCGGATCGCCTGCTGCCGCACCTGGTCGAGGAACTGGTCGCGCAGACCGGCCCGCAGGGCGTCTACGAGCGTTCGGACGCGCCGGTGCGGGCGCTCGAGGGCCTGCCCGAGCGCACCGGCGTGCTCTGGGGCGCCGAGCCGCCGCCTCTGGTCGAGATCCGCGAGGGCGAAGCGCGCTTCCTGGTGGACGTGCGGGAGGGCCAGAAGACGGGGTTCTTCCTCGATCAGCGCCCCAACCGGCTCAAGCTCGGGGCGCTGTGCAAGGGCAAGCGGGTGCTCAACACGTTCTGCTACTCGGGCGGCTTCTCCATCCCGGCGGCCCTGGGCGGGGCCGCCGAGGTCATCGGCGTGGACACCTCGGGAGCCGCCCTCGAACTGGCCGAGAAGAACGCCGAGGCCAACGAAGTGGGCGATCGCTGCAGCTGGGTCGAGGCCAACGCCTTCGACCACCTGCGGGATCTCGATCGGCTCAAGGAGCGCTTCGACGTGGTCGTGCTCGATCCGCCGGCCTTCACCAAGACCAAGGACTCCATTCCCGGGGCGGTGCGCGGCTACAAGGAGATCAACTTGCGCGCCCTGAAGATCCTCGCGCCCGGCGGCTTGCTGGTGTCGGCCAGTTGCTCGCACCACATCGACCCGCAACTCTTCCTCGACATCGTGGCCGACGCCGCGGCCGACGCCGGGCGCACCGTGCGGATGATCGACTACGCGGGCCCCGGGCCCGACCACCCGAGCCTGCCGGCCGCGCCCGAGACGCGCTACCTCAAGTGCTTCTGGGGAGTCGTCACATGA